One Chaetodon auriga isolate fChaAug3 chromosome 14, fChaAug3.hap1, whole genome shotgun sequence genomic window carries:
- the nubpl gene encoding iron-sulfur cluster transfer protein NUBPL, translating to MAQLTFSRLSHLLRTSLHKPPVVRAGTEIKHGPACCLQFIRCQRSVDSKTLQEKQKQHMARGLPKQKPITGVKQVIVVASGKGGVGKSTTAVNLALGLMANSPSQSVGLLDADIYGPSIPKLMNLKGNPALSDNNLMIPLINYGVPCMSMGFLVEDVAPIVWRGLMVMSAIEKLLRQVDWGSLDYLVVDMPPGTGDVQLSITQNIPIAGAVIVSTPQDIALLDARRGAEMFKKVNVPVLGLVQNMSVFQCPNCNHQTHIFGSDGARQLADTLGVQFLGDVPLHLNIREMSDRGKPVVVSSPDSAEAEAYRKVASAVVQRLQEVST from the exons ATGGCTCAGCTCACATTCAGCAGACTGTCCCATTTACTGAGAACGTCCCTCCATAAACCTCCAGTGGTCCGAGCAgggacagaaataaaacacgGACCTGCGTGTTGTCTTCAGTTCATACGCTGCCAG AGGTCGGTGGACAGTAAGACGTTACaggagaagcagaagcagcacaTGGCCAGAGGTCTTCCCAAGCAGAAGCCCATCACGGGGGTCAAACAGGTCATCGTGGTGGCCTCGGGGAAAGGGGGCGTGGGCAAGTCCACCACCGCAG TGAATTTGGCTCTTGGATTGATGGCCAACAGTCCG tCTCAGTCCGTCGGCCTGTTGGATGCTGACATCTACGGTCCGTCCATTCCCAAACTGATGAACCTGAAGGGAAACCCGGCGCTCTCTGACA ATAATCTGATGATCCCTCTCATCAACTATGGGGTTCCTTG caTGTCCATGGGGTTCCTGGTGGAGGACGTGGCCCCCATCGTGTGGAGGGGCCTCATGGTGATGTCAGCGATAGAGAAGCTGCTCCGACAG gtggacTGGGGGTCGTTGGACTATCTGGTAGTCGACATGCCTCCTGGGACAGGAGACgtccagctgtcaatcacacagaACATCCCGATTGCTG gtgccGTCATTGTGTCGACGCCGCAGGACATCGCCCTGCTGGACGCTCGCAGAGGAGCCGAGATGTTCAAGAAGGTCAACGTGCcg GTTCTCGGTCTGGTCCAGAACATGAGCGTCTTCCAGTGTCCAAACTGTAACCACCAGACTCACATCTTCGGCTCCGACGGGGCCCGACAGCTCGCAGACACTCTGGGAGTCCAGTTCTTAG GTGACGTTCCTCTTCATCTAAACATCAGAGAGATGTCAGACAGAGGGAAGCCAGTGGTCGTCTCCTCCCCCGACAGCGCAGag GCGGAGGCGTATAGGAAGGTGGCGTCTGCAGTGGTCCAGAGACTGCAGGAAGTCAGCACTTGA
- the dtd2 gene encoding D-aminoacyl-tRNA deacylase 2 gives MSETGRAPVARTVLQQCLQARLQVKPAEELSEAQFVQIDRGMVIYICFFKGATDDILPKMVSTLLNLRLCESNSGKLVSVLELPGSLLIVPQATLGGKSKGRAMQYHNNTSKEDGLRLYSSFVSLCEKEVTATAASAGSGAEVTVKHGTYGNRQVLKLDTNGPYTHLMEF, from the exons ATGTCGGAGACCGGCAGGGCTCCTGTGGCCCGCACGGTGCTGCAGCAGTGTCTGCAGGCCAGACTGCAGGTGAAACCAGCAGAGGAGCTCTCAGAGGCTCAGTTCGTCCAG ATCGACAGAGGAATGGTGATTTACATCTGCTTCTTTAAAGGAGCCACAGACGACATCCTGCCAAAGATGG TGTCCACGCTGCTGAACCTGCGGCTGTGCGAGTCCAACTCAGGGAAGCTGGTTTCGGTGTTGGAGCTTCCCGGCAGCCTGCTGATCGTCCCTCAGGCCACGCTGGGCGGGAAGTCCAAAGGCAGGGCCATGCAGTACCACAACAACACCAGCAAGGAGGACGGGCTGCGGCTCTACAGCAGCTTCGTTTCTCTGTGCGAGAAGGAGGTGACGGCCACTGCCGCTTCAGCCGGGAGCGGAGCTGAAGTGACGGTGAAACACGGGACGTATGGAAACAGACAAGTGCTGAAGCTCGACACCAACGGACCCTACACACATCTGATGGAGTTCTGA